Proteins encoded within one genomic window of Deinococcus betulae:
- a CDS encoding ABC transporter ATP-binding protein, with translation MIEVQNYTKRYGRHEAVSNLSFTVQPGAVFGLLGSNGAGKTTTIRALVGLTRPTAGTVRVQGHDVWTEPLHAKAAFGYIPDRPYLYGKLTARELLRFVGQLYGVQGPDAEIDRWLAFFRLTEFGNEPIETYSHGMRQKVAIIAALLPDPPVLIVDEPMVGLDPHAARQVRELFRAHADRGRTVLLTTHSLPLAEAVCDRLVVLDRGKVLGEGTMDELRAQTGTAAGGVHGDSLERIFFRLLEEEQAAQAQVAGA, from the coding sequence ATGATCGAAGTCCAGAACTACACCAAGCGCTACGGGCGGCACGAGGCGGTCAGCAACCTGAGCTTCACGGTGCAGCCCGGCGCGGTGTTTGGGCTCCTGGGCAGCAACGGCGCGGGCAAAACGACCACTATTCGCGCCCTGGTGGGGCTGACCCGCCCCACGGCCGGCACTGTGCGCGTGCAGGGCCACGATGTCTGGACCGAGCCGCTGCATGCCAAGGCGGCCTTTGGTTACATCCCCGACCGGCCCTACCTGTACGGCAAACTGACGGCCCGCGAGCTGCTGCGCTTCGTGGGCCAGTTATATGGGGTGCAGGGCCCCGACGCCGAGATTGACCGCTGGCTGGCTTTCTTTCGCCTGACTGAGTTTGGGAACGAGCCCATCGAAACCTATTCCCACGGCATGCGGCAAAAGGTCGCCATCATCGCCGCGCTGCTGCCCGACCCCCCAGTCCTGATTGTGGACGAGCCGATGGTGGGCCTAGACCCCCACGCCGCGCGCCAGGTGCGCGAACTCTTCCGGGCACACGCCGACCGGGGCCGCACGGTGCTGCTGACCACCCATTCCCTGCCACTGGCCGAGGCCGTGTGTGACCGTCTGGTGGTGCTGGACCGGGGTAAGGTGTTGGGCGAGGGCACGATGGATGAGCTGCGGGCGCAGACCGGAACGGCCGCTGGCGGCGTACACGGTGACAGCCTGGAGCGCATTTTCTTCCGGCTGCTTGAAGAGGAGCAGGCCGCGCAGGCCCAGGTGGCCGGGGCATGA
- a CDS encoding phosphotransferase has translation MADGLLKTAGLTRQGEVEWHSAHDLTATHTVSTEAGRAWLNVSETGQEAALSAHLGACHPGLLPPVLAADPARCALLTLDGGELLDSASDPQAWIQALERLAGFQRSADAAALVGLGALGLPLTEMAERVDALLGETAALQTWGLAAETLTTLQDARSRIRAAFSDLHGHGLPNLPAHGDAHPRNALYSPARGALRFDWSEAASAAHPFMDAGWFLAFALHPGREGLPVRQAVPDLPQRLVTAYLRVLGAPDAAPLLWRALPLALLHRAAVYDRTFRTWTGTVPGVRPNYTPYYLRLAAREVARLT, from the coding sequence TTGGCCGATGGGCTCTTAAAGACCGCCGGCCTGACGCGGCAGGGCGAGGTCGAGTGGCACAGCGCCCATGACCTGACCGCCACCCACACAGTCTCCACCGAGGCGGGCCGGGCCTGGCTGAATGTTAGCGAAACTGGGCAGGAGGCCGCCCTGAGTGCCCACCTGGGCGCGTGTCACCCTGGCCTCCTGCCGCCAGTCCTGGCGGCCGACCCGGCCCGGTGTGCCCTGCTGACCCTGGACGGCGGTGAGTTACTCGACAGCGCATCTGACCCACAGGCCTGGATACAGGCCCTAGAACGCCTGGCCGGGTTTCAGCGCAGCGCCGACGCGGCGGCCCTGGTTGGCCTGGGTGCGCTGGGCCTCCCCCTGACTGAAATGGCTGAGCGTGTGGACGCCCTCCTGGGCGAGACCGCCGCACTCCAGACCTGGGGCCTGGCGGCCGAGACCCTGACCACCTTGCAAGATGCGCGCTCCCGCATCCGCGCCGCGTTCAGCGACCTGCACGGTCACGGCCTGCCCAACCTGCCCGCCCACGGCGACGCCCACCCGCGTAATGCCCTCTATAGCCCGGCGCGCGGCGCGCTCCGGTTTGACTGGAGCGAGGCGGCCAGCGCCGCCCACCCCTTTATGGACGCCGGGTGGTTTCTGGCCTTCGCGCTTCACCCCGGCCGCGAGGGGCTGCCGGTTCGTCAGGCGGTGCCTGACCTGCCCCAGCGGCTGGTCACGGCCTATCTGCGTGTCCTGGGGGCACCGGACGCCGCGCCGCTGCTCTGGCGGGCACTGCCCCTGGCCCTGCTGCACCGGGCCGCCGTCTATGACCGCACCTTCCGCACCTGGACGGGCACGGTGCCGGGCGTGCGCCCCAATTACACGCCCTACTATTTGCGGCTGGCCGCGCGTGAAGTGGCCCGGCTCACTTAG
- a CDS encoding flavin reductase family protein: protein MLRERTDRFFGYYPGTVALVTAVHDGVRNVMAAGWHTALSAEPPLYGVAVGRARATHPLIEASGRFGVNFLPYSRAGAVQGSGVYSLHGGHDKHALLSLPTLPGEPLALASAYLHYTCTLSAVLPTGDHDLMVGQVQAVHYDPDAYDDQGLLVAQPAIYLGRSLYTTTTKARTQHGG, encoded by the coding sequence ATGCTGCGCGAACGCACAGACCGCTTTTTCGGCTACTACCCCGGCACCGTGGCCCTGGTGACCGCCGTGCATGACGGCGTGCGCAACGTGATGGCGGCGGGCTGGCACACCGCCCTGAGCGCCGAACCGCCGCTGTACGGGGTTGCGGTGGGACGGGCGCGGGCCACCCACCCCCTGATTGAGGCCAGCGGCCGGTTTGGCGTGAACTTCCTGCCGTACAGCCGGGCGGGCGCGGTGCAGGGCAGCGGCGTGTACAGCCTGCACGGGGGCCACGACAAGCACGCGCTGCTGAGCCTGCCCACTCTACCCGGCGAGCCGCTGGCGCTGGCGAGCGCCTACCTGCACTATACCTGCACCCTGAGCGCGGTGCTGCCCACCGGCGACCACGACCTGATGGTGGGTCAGGTGCAGGCCGTCCACTACGACCCTGACGCCTACGACGACCAGGGCCTGCTGGTGGCCCAGCCCGCCATTTATCTGGGGCGCAGTCTGTACACGACCACGACCAAGGCCCGCACACAGCACGGTGGCTGA
- a CDS encoding MBL fold metallo-hydrolase, which translates to MLHVTVLGRPAADNALLVSAESGQGRTRLLLDCGAGTAESLPLATVQEVDHLLLSHLHMDHISGFDAFFRVNFDRQTRENHIWGPPGTARILHHRFQGFWWNHAPDLRGVWHVHDVGPGEIQTFLFRAEEAFAVMHSAGQRAQGGPLLSTPHLSVSAVTLAHHGASLGFRVQEPERINIDPAALRALGLPGGPWLSALKSGQPGLLDTPAGPRDAEQLRRTLLRREPGQSLAYLTDFLLDDAAHTRLTSWLAGVEILYAEAQYLPEDADLAARHHHTTADRVARLAADSGVGALRLLHLSRRYAPERWPEFLTVAQEAFAATAFPDDWTLSG; encoded by the coding sequence ATGCTTCACGTCACTGTTCTGGGCCGCCCAGCGGCCGACAACGCGCTGCTGGTCAGCGCTGAATCGGGCCAGGGCCGCACGCGCCTGCTGCTCGACTGCGGCGCCGGCACCGCCGAAAGCCTGCCCCTGGCCACCGTGCAGGAGGTTGACCACCTGCTGCTCTCGCACCTTCATATGGACCATATCAGTGGCTTTGACGCCTTTTTCCGCGTCAACTTTGACCGCCAGACGCGCGAGAACCACATCTGGGGACCGCCGGGAACGGCGCGCATCCTGCACCACCGCTTTCAGGGCTTCTGGTGGAACCACGCGCCTGACCTGCGCGGCGTGTGGCACGTCCACGACGTGGGGCCGGGCGAGATACAGACCTTTCTGTTCCGGGCAGAGGAGGCCTTTGCCGTGATGCACAGCGCGGGTCAGCGGGCCCAAGGCGGCCCGCTGCTGAGCACCCCGCACCTGAGCGTCTCGGCAGTGACACTGGCCCATCACGGGGCCAGCCTGGGCTTCCGGGTGCAGGAACCCGAGCGGATAAACATTGACCCGGCGGCGCTGCGGGCGCTGGGCCTGCCGGGCGGGCCGTGGCTGAGTGCCCTGAAAAGCGGCCAGCCGGGGCTGCTCGACACCCCCGCTGGCCCCCGCGACGCCGAGCAACTTCGCCGCACCCTGCTGCGCCGCGAACCGGGCCAGAGCCTGGCCTACCTGACTGATTTTCTGCTGGACGACGCGGCGCACACCCGACTGACCTCCTGGCTGGCCGGGGTAGAGATCCTGTACGCCGAGGCCCAGTACCTGCCAGAAGACGCCGACCTGGCCGCCCGCCACCACCACACCACCGCCGACAGGGTGGCGCGGCTGGCCGCCGACAGCGGCGTGGGGGCGCTGCGGCTGCTGCACCTCTCGCGCCGCTACGCCCCCGAGCGCTGGCCCGAGTTTCTGACGGTGGCGCAGGAAGCCTTTGCAGCCACCGCCTTCCCCGACGACTGGACTCTGTCAGGCTGA
- the gltX gene encoding glutamate--tRNA ligase: MSVVTRIAPSPTGDPHVGTAYIGLFNYTLARQGGGKFILRIEDTDRGRYVPDSEKRIFQMMQWLGLTPDESPLQGGEHGPYRQSERFDLYGDYARQLVASGHAYYAFETPEELGTLRETAQQEGRVIAVPSRDLDPTEAERRVEAGEAAVIRLKVPREGETVVNDQLRDPIHFQNREIDDKVLLKADGFPTYHLANVVDDRLMGVTQVVRAEEWITSTPIHVLLYRAFGWPEPVWAHMPLLRNADKSKISKRKNPTSVEWYMDQGFLPEAMLNFLATMGWTHPDGLEVFDLAEFQRVFKLEDVTLGGPVFSLDKLRWYNGKYLREVLGEDEVARRLHAFLAGQKAELPLDDYFRAVTRLMTPRIEVFSEFLDKTPYFWSEEYPVTEKAQAAVDGAKELLPDLAARLKNLPSFDAASIKAAFQGFAEERGLKLGKVMPPVRAAVAGTLESPDLPELLATLGQARVVARVERAAR, encoded by the coding sequence ATGTCTGTCGTGACCCGTATTGCCCCCAGCCCCACCGGCGACCCCCATGTGGGCACCGCGTACATTGGCCTTTTCAATTACACCCTGGCGCGTCAGGGCGGCGGCAAGTTCATCCTGCGCATTGAGGACACCGACCGGGGCCGCTACGTGCCAGACAGTGAAAAGCGCATCTTTCAGATGATGCAGTGGCTGGGCCTGACCCCCGATGAGTCGCCCCTGCAAGGCGGCGAGCATGGGCCTTACCGCCAGTCGGAGAGGTTTGACCTGTACGGCGACTATGCCCGGCAGCTCGTCGCCTCGGGCCACGCCTACTACGCCTTCGAAACCCCCGAGGAACTGGGCACCCTGCGCGAAACTGCCCAGCAGGAGGGCCGCGTAATCGCCGTGCCCAGCCGCGACCTGGACCCCACCGAAGCGGAGCGCCGCGTAGAGGCCGGGGAGGCGGCCGTGATTCGCCTAAAGGTGCCGCGCGAGGGCGAAACCGTCGTCAACGACCAGCTGCGCGACCCCATTCACTTTCAGAACCGCGAGATTGACGACAAGGTGCTGCTCAAGGCCGACGGCTTTCCCACCTACCACCTGGCCAACGTGGTGGATGACCGCCTGATGGGCGTGACCCAGGTGGTGCGCGCGGAAGAATGGATTACCTCTACCCCCATTCACGTGCTGCTGTACCGCGCCTTTGGCTGGCCCGAGCCCGTCTGGGCCCACATGCCCCTGCTGCGCAACGCCGACAAATCCAAAATCAGCAAGCGTAAGAACCCCACCAGCGTGGAGTGGTACATGGATCAGGGCTTTTTGCCCGAAGCGATGCTGAACTTTCTGGCCACGATGGGCTGGACCCACCCGGACGGCCTGGAAGTCTTTGACCTGGCCGAATTTCAGCGGGTGTTCAAGCTAGAAGACGTGACGCTGGGCGGCCCCGTCTTCAGCCTGGACAAGCTGCGCTGGTACAACGGCAAATACCTGCGCGAGGTGCTGGGGGAGGACGAGGTGGCCCGCCGCCTGCACGCTTTCCTGGCCGGACAGAAAGCCGAATTGCCCCTGGACGACTATTTCCGCGCCGTGACCCGCCTGATGACCCCACGCATCGAGGTCTTCAGCGAATTTCTGGACAAGACGCCATACTTCTGGAGCGAGGAGTACCCCGTCACCGAGAAGGCGCAGGCGGCCGTGGACGGCGCAAAGGAACTCCTGCCCGATCTGGCCGCGCGCCTGAAGAACCTCCCCAGCTTCGATGCGGCCAGTATCAAGGCCGCCTTCCAGGGCTTCGCTGAAGAACGCGGCCTGAAGCTGGGCAAGGTGATGCCCCCGGTGCGTGCGGCGGTGGCCGGCACCCTGGAAAGCCCCGATCTGCCCGAGCTGCTGGCCACGTTGGGCCAGGCGCGGGTGGTGGCGCGCGTGGAACGGGCCGCGCGGTAA
- the mutL gene encoding DNA mismatch repair endonuclease MutL codes for MGHPIHVLPDHVARLIAAGEVVSRPLDVVRELVDNALDAGASRIEVELDGGGLTLVRVRDNGAGIPAGSVGLAPLRHATSKLAPDSGAALRVTTLGFRGEALWAAAQAGELQLVTRPAAQVGAAEVQACGDEVGVGRTSAPAGTTVTVRRLFARLPGRLRTQAPPATEAREVTALLGRYVLHWPGLHWRLTVDGEVRLTHAPADHRGAVASVYGPLNANRVLPVSSGAVRGVVSRPELTRPRRDRMHFSVNGRPVLAPPELERAVIDAYAELLPAGTAPLCVLDLTVAPEEHNPNVHPAKQVVALADLGAVAAGVRAAVEEALAGHPLARAAPALLTPDAAPPTPHGHFPALSLVGVYQELYLLAQGEGDLWVVDAHAAHERALYEQLRREVQAAPPLELPEPELLHLTPEQLACLHERAPALHAWGLAIEDFGAGLARLRALPAALAALPVPRLHEQIVEAALGTGSDPARDVLARLACAPALKAGMLNHARGEAVLAALSGCEQPWACPHGRPTTLRLSERDLAHAFGRRGVRDVPRGRDAAPGVSGR; via the coding sequence ATGGGCCACCCTATTCACGTTCTGCCCGACCACGTCGCGCGCCTGATTGCGGCGGGTGAGGTCGTGTCACGCCCGCTGGACGTGGTCCGTGAGCTGGTGGACAACGCGCTGGATGCGGGCGCCAGCCGCATCGAGGTCGAACTGGACGGCGGCGGCCTGACCCTGGTGCGGGTGCGGGACAACGGCGCGGGCATTCCGGCCGGGTCGGTGGGGCTGGCGCCGCTGCGGCACGCCACCAGCAAGCTGGCCCCCGACAGCGGGGCGGCGCTGCGCGTGACCACCCTGGGCTTCCGGGGCGAGGCGCTGTGGGCGGCGGCGCAGGCCGGCGAGCTGCAGCTGGTCACGCGCCCGGCCGCGCAGGTGGGCGCAGCCGAGGTGCAGGCCTGCGGCGACGAGGTGGGGGTCGGCCGAACCTCAGCCCCGGCCGGCACCACCGTGACAGTTCGGCGGCTGTTTGCGCGGCTGCCCGGTCGCCTGCGCACCCAGGCGCCCCCCGCCACCGAGGCGCGCGAGGTCACAGCGCTGCTGGGCCGCTACGTGCTGCACTGGCCGGGGCTGCACTGGCGCCTGACCGTGGACGGCGAGGTGCGGCTGACGCACGCCCCTGCCGACCACCGGGGCGCCGTCGCCAGTGTGTACGGTCCCCTGAACGCTAACCGCGTGCTGCCCGTGAGCAGCGGCGCCGTGCGCGGGGTGGTCTCGCGCCCCGAACTCACGCGGCCCCGGCGCGACCGTATGCATTTCAGCGTCAATGGCCGCCCGGTGCTGGCCCCACCTGAACTGGAACGCGCCGTGATTGACGCTTACGCCGAGCTTCTGCCTGCTGGGACGGCGCCGCTGTGCGTGCTGGACCTGACGGTGGCCCCGGAGGAACACAACCCCAACGTTCACCCCGCCAAGCAGGTCGTGGCCCTGGCCGATCTGGGCGCGGTGGCAGCTGGGGTGCGCGCGGCCGTGGAGGAGGCGCTGGCCGGACACCCGCTGGCGCGCGCCGCGCCCGCCCTGCTGACGCCAGATGCTGCGCCGCCCACTCCGCACGGCCACTTTCCAGCGCTGAGCCTGGTGGGCGTGTATCAGGAGCTGTACCTGCTGGCCCAGGGCGAGGGCGACCTGTGGGTGGTGGACGCCCACGCCGCGCACGAGCGCGCCCTCTACGAGCAGCTGCGCCGCGAGGTGCAGGCCGCGCCCCCCCTGGAACTCCCCGAGCCCGAGCTGCTGCACCTGACGCCCGAGCAACTGGCCTGCCTGCACGAACGCGCCCCGGCCCTGCACGCCTGGGGTCTGGCCATCGAGGATTTTGGGGCCGGTCTGGCGCGGCTGCGCGCGCTGCCCGCCGCCCTGGCCGCGCTGCCGGTGCCCCGCTTACACGAGCAGATTGTCGAAGCCGCGCTGGGCACCGGCAGCGACCCGGCGCGGGACGTGCTGGCGCGGCTGGCCTGCGCCCCGGCCCTGAAAGCCGGCATGCTGAACCACGCACGGGGCGAGGCGGTGCTGGCGGCGCTGTCAGGCTGCGAGCAGCCCTGGGCCTGTCCCCACGGCCGCCCCACCACCCTGCGCCTGAGCGAGCGTGACCTGGCCCACGCCTTCGGGCGCCGGGGCGTGCGCGACGTGCCGCGGGGCCGCGACGCCGCGCCCGGCGTCAGCGGGCGGTAA